A part of Apodemus sylvaticus chromosome 19, mApoSyl1.1, whole genome shotgun sequence genomic DNA contains:
- the Pfdn6 gene encoding prefoldin subunit 6: MAELIQKKLQGEVEKYQQLQKDLSKSMSGRQKLEAQLTENNIVKEELALLDGSNVVFKLLGPVLVRQELGEARATVGKRLDYITAEIKRYESQLRDLERQSEQQRETLAQLQQEFQRAQAAKAPGKA, translated from the exons ATGGCCGAGCTGATCCAAAAGAAGCTGCAGGGCGAGGTAGAGAAATATCAACAGCTGCAGAAGG ACTTGAGTAAATCCATGTCAGGGAGGCAGAAGCTTGAAGCACAGCTAACGGAAAATAATATCGTGAAGGAG GAACTGGCCTTGCTGGATGGTTCCAACGTCGTCTTTAAGCTTCTGGGACCGGTGCTTGTCAGACAGGAACTGGGAGAGGCTCGGGCCACGGTGGGGAAGAGGCTAGACTACATCACGGCGGAAAT tAAGCGCTACGAATCGCAGCTTCGGGACCTTGAGCGGCAGTCAGAGCAACAGAGGGAAACCCTAGCCCAGCTGCAGCAGGAGTTCCAGCGGGCCCAGGCAGCAAAGGCTCCTGGAAAAGCCTGA
- the Rgl2 gene encoding ral guanine nucleotide dissociation stimulator-like 2 isoform X2, translating into MLPRPLRLLLDTNPPGGVVLSGFRSRDPEEGGDAGGRAVGGGQEDEDEEEEEASVSVWDEEEDGATFTVTSRQYRPLDPLAPLPPPRSSRRLRAGTLEALVRHLLDARTSGADLTFTPALLATHRAFTSTPALFGLVADRLEALESHPPGELERTTGVAISVLSTWLASHPEDFGSEVKGQLDRLESFLLRTGYAAREGVVGGSAELIRKLRARVDPRAPDLPKPLALPGDSPADPTDVLVFLADHLAEQLTLLDAELFLNLIPSQCLGGLWGHRDRPGHSHLCPSVRATVTQFNKVAGAVVSSVLGATSIGDGPREVTVRPLRPPQRARLLEKWIRVAEECRLLRNFSSVYAVVSALQSSPIHRLRAAWGETARDSLRVFSSLCQIFSEEDNYSQSRELLMPEVKLQPPVEPHSKKSPRSGFRGGGVVPYLGTFLKDLVMLDAASKDELENGYINFDKRRKEFAILSELLRLQNECRGYDLRPNADIQQWLQGLQPLTEAQSHRVSCEVEPPGTSDSPAARTLRPTLVITQWTEVLGSVGGPTPLVSWDRPSVGADEVPGTPAPLLTRLAQHMKWPSVPSLDSALESSPSLHSPADPGHLSPPASSPRPPRGHRRSASCGSPLSGGAGEGASRSAGGGGGASGPGSSDCRIIRVQMELGEDGSVYKSILCWD; encoded by the exons ATGCTCCCGCGGCCCCTGCGGCTGCTTTTGGACACGAACCCCCCCGGGGGAGTCGTGCTGAGCGGCTTCCGGAGCCGGGACCCCGAAGAGGGTGGGGACGCAGGTGGCCGGGCCGTGGGCGGGGGGCAGGAGGacgaggatgaggaagaagaggag GCTTCTGTGTCAGTCTGGGACGAGGAGGAGGATGGTGCGACCTTTACTGTCACAAGCCGCCAGTATAGGCCTCTTGATCCCTTG GCCCCCCTGCCTCCCCCGCGCTCCTCCCGACGGCTCCGTGCGGGAACTCTGGAGGCCTTGGTCAGACACCTCTTGGATGCCAGGACGTCGGGGGCTGACCTGACGTTCACTCCCGCCTTGCTGGCCACCCACCGCGCCTTCACCTCCACTCCTGCCCTGTTCGGGCTTGTGGCTGACAG GCTGGAAGCCCTCGAGTCACATCCTCCGGGCGAGCTAGAGAGGACCACAGG GGTAGCCATCTCTGTACTTTCAACCTGGCTGGCCTCTCACCCTGAGGATTTTGGCTCTGAGGTCAAGGGTCAGCTTGACCGGCTTGAGAGCTTCTTGCTTCGGACAGGGTATGCAGCACGGGAGGGTGTTGTGGGGGGCAGTGCTGAGCTCATCCGAAAACTCCGGGCCCGGGTGGACCCCCGGGCCCCCGACCTTCCTAAGCCCCTGGCCCTTCCTGGCGATTCCCCTGCTGACCCCACGGATGTCCTGGTGTTCCTCGCTGACCACTTGGCCGAACAGCTGACCCTGCTAGATGCG GAGCTGTTTCTCAATCTGATCCCCTCTCAGTGTTTGGGAGGCCTGTGGGGTCACAGAGACCGGCCAGGACATTCTCACCTCTGCCCGTCCGTCCGAGCTACCGTCACACAGTTCAACAAAGTGGCGGGGGCGGTAGTTAGCTCTGTCCTGGGCGCCACCTCAATTGGAGACGGGCCAAGAGAGGTGACTGTGAGACCCCTCCGACCCCCACAGAGGGCCCGGCTCCTGGAGAAGTGGATCCGTGTGGCCGAG GAGTGCCGCCTGCTTCGGAACTTCTCCTCAGTCTATGCTGTTGTGTCCGCTCTGCAGTCCAGCCCTATCCACAGGCTTCGGGCGGCCTGGGGAGAGACGGCCAG GGACAGCCTCAGAGTCTTTTCCAGCCTGTGCCAGATTTTCTCAGAGGAGGATAATTATTCCCAGAGCAGAGAGCTTCTCATGCCG GAAGTGAAGCTGCAGCCCCCTGTGGAGCCACACTCCAAGAAGTCCCCAAGGTCTGGCTTCAGGGGTGGG GGTGTGGTCCCCTACCTGGGAACCTTCCTGAAGGATCTCGTGATGCTGGATGCAGCCTCCAAGGATGAGCTGgag AACGGCTACATCAATTTTGACAAGCGGAGGAAG GAGTTCGCTATCCTTTCGGAGCTGCTACGCCTCCAGAACGAATGTCGTGGCTACGACCTCCGCCCTAACGCTGACATCCAGCAGTGGCTCCAGGGCCTCCAGCCCTTAACTGAAGCTCAGAG TCACCGTGTATCCTGTGAAGTGGAGCCACCGGGTACCAGCGACTCCCCTGCTGCAAGGACGCTGCGGCCAACCCTGGTCATCACACAGTGGACGGA AGTTCTGGGCTCTGTTGGAGGCCCCACCCCACTCGTATCCTGGGATCGGCCCAGTGTCGGGGCAGATGAGGTGCCCGGAACCCCGGCCCCTCTGCTGACCCGCCTCGCCCAG CACATGAAGTGGCCGTCCGTCCCGTCTCTCGACTCTGCCCTGGAAAGCAGCCCGTCCCTGCACAGCCCTGCTGACCCTGGCCACCTCTCTCCTCCGGCCTCCTCCCCTAGGCCCCCTCGAGGTCACCGCCGCTCGGCCTCCTGTGGATCTCCGTTGAGTGGGGGCGCAGGAGAGGGGGCCTCTAGGAGCGCtggaggtgggggcggggcttcCGGGCCAGGGTCCTCTGATTGTCGGATCATCCGCGTCCAGATGGAGCTGGGGGAGGATGGCAGCGTCTACAAGAGCATCCTG tgctgggattaa
- the Rgl2 gene encoding ral guanine nucleotide dissociation stimulator-like 2 isoform X1, which translates to MLPRPLRLLLDTNPPGGVVLSGFRSRDPEEGGDAGGRAVGGGQEDEDEEEEEASVSVWDEEEDGATFTVTSRQYRPLDPLAPLPPPRSSRRLRAGTLEALVRHLLDARTSGADLTFTPALLATHRAFTSTPALFGLVADRLEALESHPPGELERTTGVAISVLSTWLASHPEDFGSEVKGQLDRLESFLLRTGYAAREGVVGGSAELIRKLRARVDPRAPDLPKPLALPGDSPADPTDVLVFLADHLAEQLTLLDAELFLNLIPSQCLGGLWGHRDRPGHSHLCPSVRATVTQFNKVAGAVVSSVLGATSIGDGPREVTVRPLRPPQRARLLEKWIRVAEECRLLRNFSSVYAVVSALQSSPIHRLRAAWGETARDSLRVFSSLCQIFSEEDNYSQSRELLMPEVKLQPPVEPHSKKSPRSGFRGGGVVPYLGTFLKDLVMLDAASKDELENGYINFDKRRKEFAILSELLRLQNECRGYDLRPNADIQQWLQGLQPLTEAQSHRVSCEVEPPGTSDSPAARTLRPTLVITQWTEVLGSVGGPTPLVSWDRPSVGADEVPGTPAPLLTRLAQHMKWPSVPSLDSALESSPSLHSPADPGHLSPPASSPRPPRGHRRSASCGSPLSGGAGEGASRSAGGGGGASGPGSSDCRIIRVQMELGEDGSVYKSILVTSQDKAPSVISRVLKKNNRDSAVASEFELVQLLPGERELTIPHSANVFYAMDGASHDFLLRQRRRPSAATTGSHSGPSASGTPPSEGGGGSFPRIKATGRKIARALF; encoded by the exons ATGCTCCCGCGGCCCCTGCGGCTGCTTTTGGACACGAACCCCCCCGGGGGAGTCGTGCTGAGCGGCTTCCGGAGCCGGGACCCCGAAGAGGGTGGGGACGCAGGTGGCCGGGCCGTGGGCGGGGGGCAGGAGGacgaggatgaggaagaagaggag GCTTCTGTGTCAGTCTGGGACGAGGAGGAGGATGGTGCGACCTTTACTGTCACAAGCCGCCAGTATAGGCCTCTTGATCCCTTG GCCCCCCTGCCTCCCCCGCGCTCCTCCCGACGGCTCCGTGCGGGAACTCTGGAGGCCTTGGTCAGACACCTCTTGGATGCCAGGACGTCGGGGGCTGACCTGACGTTCACTCCCGCCTTGCTGGCCACCCACCGCGCCTTCACCTCCACTCCTGCCCTGTTCGGGCTTGTGGCTGACAG GCTGGAAGCCCTCGAGTCACATCCTCCGGGCGAGCTAGAGAGGACCACAGG GGTAGCCATCTCTGTACTTTCAACCTGGCTGGCCTCTCACCCTGAGGATTTTGGCTCTGAGGTCAAGGGTCAGCTTGACCGGCTTGAGAGCTTCTTGCTTCGGACAGGGTATGCAGCACGGGAGGGTGTTGTGGGGGGCAGTGCTGAGCTCATCCGAAAACTCCGGGCCCGGGTGGACCCCCGGGCCCCCGACCTTCCTAAGCCCCTGGCCCTTCCTGGCGATTCCCCTGCTGACCCCACGGATGTCCTGGTGTTCCTCGCTGACCACTTGGCCGAACAGCTGACCCTGCTAGATGCG GAGCTGTTTCTCAATCTGATCCCCTCTCAGTGTTTGGGAGGCCTGTGGGGTCACAGAGACCGGCCAGGACATTCTCACCTCTGCCCGTCCGTCCGAGCTACCGTCACACAGTTCAACAAAGTGGCGGGGGCGGTAGTTAGCTCTGTCCTGGGCGCCACCTCAATTGGAGACGGGCCAAGAGAGGTGACTGTGAGACCCCTCCGACCCCCACAGAGGGCCCGGCTCCTGGAGAAGTGGATCCGTGTGGCCGAG GAGTGCCGCCTGCTTCGGAACTTCTCCTCAGTCTATGCTGTTGTGTCCGCTCTGCAGTCCAGCCCTATCCACAGGCTTCGGGCGGCCTGGGGAGAGACGGCCAG GGACAGCCTCAGAGTCTTTTCCAGCCTGTGCCAGATTTTCTCAGAGGAGGATAATTATTCCCAGAGCAGAGAGCTTCTCATGCCG GAAGTGAAGCTGCAGCCCCCTGTGGAGCCACACTCCAAGAAGTCCCCAAGGTCTGGCTTCAGGGGTGGG GGTGTGGTCCCCTACCTGGGAACCTTCCTGAAGGATCTCGTGATGCTGGATGCAGCCTCCAAGGATGAGCTGgag AACGGCTACATCAATTTTGACAAGCGGAGGAAG GAGTTCGCTATCCTTTCGGAGCTGCTACGCCTCCAGAACGAATGTCGTGGCTACGACCTCCGCCCTAACGCTGACATCCAGCAGTGGCTCCAGGGCCTCCAGCCCTTAACTGAAGCTCAGAG TCACCGTGTATCCTGTGAAGTGGAGCCACCGGGTACCAGCGACTCCCCTGCTGCAAGGACGCTGCGGCCAACCCTGGTCATCACACAGTGGACGGA AGTTCTGGGCTCTGTTGGAGGCCCCACCCCACTCGTATCCTGGGATCGGCCCAGTGTCGGGGCAGATGAGGTGCCCGGAACCCCGGCCCCTCTGCTGACCCGCCTCGCCCAG CACATGAAGTGGCCGTCCGTCCCGTCTCTCGACTCTGCCCTGGAAAGCAGCCCGTCCCTGCACAGCCCTGCTGACCCTGGCCACCTCTCTCCTCCGGCCTCCTCCCCTAGGCCCCCTCGAGGTCACCGCCGCTCGGCCTCCTGTGGATCTCCGTTGAGTGGGGGCGCAGGAGAGGGGGCCTCTAGGAGCGCtggaggtgggggcggggcttcCGGGCCAGGGTCCTCTGATTGTCGGATCATCCGCGTCCAGATGGAGCTGGGGGAGGATGGCAGCGTCTACAAGAGCATCCTG GTGACAAGCCAGGACAAGGCTCCAAGTGTCATTAGCCGTGTCCTTAAGAAGAACAATCGTGATTCTGCCGTGGCTTCGGAGTTTGAGCTGGTGCAGCTGCTACCGGGGGAGCGAG AGCTGACGATCCCACACTCAGCTAACGTCTTCTACGCCATGGATGGTGCATCTCACGACTTCCTCCTGCGGCAGCGCAGGAGACCCTCTGCTGCCACCACGGGTTCCCACAGTGGTCCCTCTGCCTCAGGAACTCCTCCGAGCGAGGGAGGAGGGGGCTCCTTTCCCAGGATCAAGGCCACGGGGAGGAAGATTGCTCGGGCACTGTTCTGA